Proteins encoded within one genomic window of Humulus lupulus chromosome 1, drHumLupu1.1, whole genome shotgun sequence:
- the LOC133797067 gene encoding uncharacterized protein LOC133797067 isoform X1 codes for MVPPVLPLLSQVLRPRVKQSAGRHRTCGGSSRTLRKSIAHKLPIFIQVPEMSKRALDTSEETGRSTLTLKKLGNMLKAHKLALNLKFIIPEHKERASALPKGFVAFSDSIIRSGGAFPLHPFFIKVLDYFELAPLQLSPNSWVMLSCLYVLYRQVYSRGPSISEVHYFFTLRENTSAPGFYILQKAVTLKGSSLVEGSISNRGSWKSDYFFTYSGQTRHSSFNTPRKAILSHISEVSLITRLLSFFIAFLTVVISFLLMAGLLGVVCPNLKRSAHDRVIQILALSKGCKQASALFTESNLCLYGLLTPDQKVTLCSISSESEDPRPVSPDPASPVPAGRHPTSPESVDQPPAAPVLGSPWVYGHDERNYDEVADRDYVNPPGDHMDVGETVVFENYSCLYSVVGRAKGVADDGHTGGATSRMSPSMPGGEFSFNAPVPCPSVPRRNFVIPPFDGAPLPPGRYPRQASTGASLPKETTPHSSAPRTTADGSGPSRSPSLPKRASAGTRASPDPSHVSIPEDHPLASQYGEAMSHHLGNFPKGEWGMLHNVPEAELENAYMRASLQASILSHRLLASHSSLAQRLQHELEEALGNLSVAETAKDALSSQLAKAVCQRDAALARAASTSHTNIQLEASIQTLNGRITALEAELVNVENRIIEKTLHAVWRTNPTVDLSPFGDYAVEKISEWKGRDGDL; via the exons ATGGTTCCGCCTGTGCTTCCTCTCCTATCCCAGgtcttgcgccctagggtcaagcaaagcgctggtagacataggacatgtgggggatcTTCCAGGACCCTCAGAAAGTCTATTGCTCATAAACTGCCTATCTTTATCCAGGTACCTGAGATGTCGAAGAGAGCCTTGGACACTTCCGAAGAAACCGGCAGGTCCACACTTACCCTAAAGAAACTGGGCAACATGCTAAAAGCTCATAAGTTAGCACTGAATCTCAAGTTCATTATACCAGAGCACAAGGAACGTGCGTCCGCACTACCAAAAGGGTTCGTGGCCTTCAGCGAttccataatccgatctggtggagctTTTCCACTTCACCCTTTCTTCATTAAAGTGttggactactttgaattggcgccactacaattgtcccccaactcctgggtgatgctTAGCTGCTTATATGTGTTGTACCGtcaggtgtactctagggggccttcgataagcgaggttcattacttcttcacctTGAGGGAGAATACATCAGCCCCCGGGTTCTACATCCTCCAGAAAGCCGTGacccttaaagggagttccctcgtggagggctccatttccaatagggggtcgtggaagtcagactacttctTTACTTATAGCGGGCAGACCCGACACTCTAGCTTTAACACCCCACGTAAGGCTATTCTATCCCATATATCAGAGGTTTCTCTTATTACTCGACTTCTCTCTTTTTTTATAGCTTTTCTAACTGtagttatttcttttcttttgatggcaggtctcttaggggttgttTGTCCCAACTTGAAACGGTCGGCTCATGACCGAGTAATACAAATCCTGGCCCTGTCGAAAGGatgcaaacaagccagcgcccttttcaCAGAGAGCAATCTCTGCTTGTACGGGTTGCTGACCCCGGACCAGAAAGTTACCCTATGCTCCATTTCCTCTGAATCTGAGGATCCACGCCCCGTGTCACCTGACCCCGCGTCACCCGTCCCTGCGGGTCGACACCCTACATCACCTGAATCTGTGGATCAACCCCCAGCGGCACCTGTACTTGGgagtccgtgggtatatggtcacgatgaaagAAATTATGATGAAGTAGCCGATAGGGATTATGTCAACCccccgggtgaccatatggaCGTTGGGGAGACCGTGGTGTTTGAGAACTATTCTTGCTTGTACTCCGTtgttggcagggctaagggtgtagcCGATGACGGTCATACTGGCGGTGCTACCTCTCGAATGTCGCCGTCGATGCCTGGCGGCGAGTTTTCCTTCAATGCCCCTGTCCCTTGCCCCTCCGTGCCTagaaggaattttgtcattcctcCTTTTGATGGGGCTCCTTTACCCCCGGGGAGGTATCCCAGGCAGGCATCCACAGGCGCCTCTTTACCCAAGGAAACGACTCCGCACTCTTCTGCTCCCCGCACAACTGCAGATGGGTCAGGgccttctcggtccccatccCTGCCAAAGCGAGCCTCGGCAGGCACTCGCGCCTCCCCCGACCCATCTCATGTTTCTATTCctgaagatcatcctctggcgagccagtatggggaagccatgagccatcatctgggaaactttcccaaGGGTGAATGGGGGATGCTGCACAATGTCCCCGAGGCTGAGCTAGAGAacgcctatatgcgagcctccctACAG GCTTCCATCTTGAGCCATCGGCTGCTCGCCTCCCACTCTTCATTGGcccaacggttgcaacacgagcttgaggaggcactggggaacctatcggtggccGAGACTGCAAAGGATGCCTTGTCAAGTCAACTGGCTAAGGCAGTGTGCCAGAGGGATGCCGCCTTGGCCCGGGCTGCATCAACCTCCCATACCAACATTCAGCTAGAGGCTTCCATCCAAACTCTAAACGGGAGGATCACTGCgctcgaggctgagcttgtgaacgTTGAGAATCGCATAATCGAGAAAACGTTGCATGCTGTTTGGAGGACTAACCCCACCGTTGACCTATCTCCTTTTGGGGACTATGCcgtcgagaagatttctgagtggaagggtcgagatggagatttgtag
- the LOC133797067 gene encoding uncharacterized protein LOC133797067 isoform X2: protein MVPPVLPLLSQVLRPRVKQSAGRHRTCGGSSRTLRKSIAHKLPIFIQVPEMSKRALDTSEETGRSTLTLKKLGNMLKAHKLALNLKFIIPEHKERASALPKGFVAFSDSIIRSGGAFPLHPFFIKVLDYFELAPLQLSPNSWVMLSCLYVLYRQVYSRGPSISEVHYFFTLRENTSAPGFYILQKAVTLKGSSLVEGSISNRGSWKSDYFFTYSGQTRHSSFNTPRLLGVVCPNLKRSAHDRVIQILALSKGCKQASALFTESNLCLYGLLTPDQKVTLCSISSESEDPRPVSPDPASPVPAGRHPTSPESVDQPPAAPVLGSPWVYGHDERNYDEVADRDYVNPPGDHMDVGETVVFENYSCLYSVVGRAKGVADDGHTGGATSRMSPSMPGGEFSFNAPVPCPSVPRRNFVIPPFDGAPLPPGRYPRQASTGASLPKETTPHSSAPRTTADGSGPSRSPSLPKRASAGTRASPDPSHVSIPEDHPLASQYGEAMSHHLGNFPKGEWGMLHNVPEAELENAYMRASLQASILSHRLLASHSSLAQRLQHELEEALGNLSVAETAKDALSSQLAKAVCQRDAALARAASTSHTNIQLEASIQTLNGRITALEAELVNVENRIIEKTLHAVWRTNPTVDLSPFGDYAVEKISEWKGRDGDL from the exons ATGGTTCCGCCTGTGCTTCCTCTCCTATCCCAGgtcttgcgccctagggtcaagcaaagcgctggtagacataggacatgtgggggatcTTCCAGGACCCTCAGAAAGTCTATTGCTCATAAACTGCCTATCTTTATCCAGGTACCTGAGATGTCGAAGAGAGCCTTGGACACTTCCGAAGAAACCGGCAGGTCCACACTTACCCTAAAGAAACTGGGCAACATGCTAAAAGCTCATAAGTTAGCACTGAATCTCAAGTTCATTATACCAGAGCACAAGGAACGTGCGTCCGCACTACCAAAAGGGTTCGTGGCCTTCAGCGAttccataatccgatctggtggagctTTTCCACTTCACCCTTTCTTCATTAAAGTGttggactactttgaattggcgccactacaattgtcccccaactcctgggtgatgctTAGCTGCTTATATGTGTTGTACCGtcaggtgtactctagggggccttcgataagcgaggttcattacttcttcacctTGAGGGAGAATACATCAGCCCCCGGGTTCTACATCCTCCAGAAAGCCGTGacccttaaagggagttccctcgtggagggctccatttccaatagggggtcgtggaagtcagactacttctTTACTTATAGCGGGCAGACCCGACACTCTAGCTTTAACACCCCAC gtctcttaggggttgttTGTCCCAACTTGAAACGGTCGGCTCATGACCGAGTAATACAAATCCTGGCCCTGTCGAAAGGatgcaaacaagccagcgcccttttcaCAGAGAGCAATCTCTGCTTGTACGGGTTGCTGACCCCGGACCAGAAAGTTACCCTATGCTCCATTTCCTCTGAATCTGAGGATCCACGCCCCGTGTCACCTGACCCCGCGTCACCCGTCCCTGCGGGTCGACACCCTACATCACCTGAATCTGTGGATCAACCCCCAGCGGCACCTGTACTTGGgagtccgtgggtatatggtcacgatgaaagAAATTATGATGAAGTAGCCGATAGGGATTATGTCAACCccccgggtgaccatatggaCGTTGGGGAGACCGTGGTGTTTGAGAACTATTCTTGCTTGTACTCCGTtgttggcagggctaagggtgtagcCGATGACGGTCATACTGGCGGTGCTACCTCTCGAATGTCGCCGTCGATGCCTGGCGGCGAGTTTTCCTTCAATGCCCCTGTCCCTTGCCCCTCCGTGCCTagaaggaattttgtcattcctcCTTTTGATGGGGCTCCTTTACCCCCGGGGAGGTATCCCAGGCAGGCATCCACAGGCGCCTCTTTACCCAAGGAAACGACTCCGCACTCTTCTGCTCCCCGCACAACTGCAGATGGGTCAGGgccttctcggtccccatccCTGCCAAAGCGAGCCTCGGCAGGCACTCGCGCCTCCCCCGACCCATCTCATGTTTCTATTCctgaagatcatcctctggcgagccagtatggggaagccatgagccatcatctgggaaactttcccaaGGGTGAATGGGGGATGCTGCACAATGTCCCCGAGGCTGAGCTAGAGAacgcctatatgcgagcctccctACAG GCTTCCATCTTGAGCCATCGGCTGCTCGCCTCCCACTCTTCATTGGcccaacggttgcaacacgagcttgaggaggcactggggaacctatcggtggccGAGACTGCAAAGGATGCCTTGTCAAGTCAACTGGCTAAGGCAGTGTGCCAGAGGGATGCCGCCTTGGCCCGGGCTGCATCAACCTCCCATACCAACATTCAGCTAGAGGCTTCCATCCAAACTCTAAACGGGAGGATCACTGCgctcgaggctgagcttgtgaacgTTGAGAATCGCATAATCGAGAAAACGTTGCATGCTGTTTGGAGGACTAACCCCACCGTTGACCTATCTCCTTTTGGGGACTATGCcgtcgagaagatttctgagtggaagggtcgagatggagatttgtag